Genomic window (Paenibacillus sp. PK3_47):
GAGTTGTTAAACGAAAGTCTTTTTAAAAATAGCACAAGCTCCACTCCCTTGATTTGGGTGTTCGGGCTGCTGCCTGTATGTCCATAGTCTCCGGCGAGTCAGGCCGAATATAAATGTTTACGCTTTCATTATAGAGATAAAATTTTTGTTTTACTGTGGAGAACCTATGACATTTTACATGAAGGGTCAGGTTTATCCTTAAAATTTCTGCCATTTGTCCAAGATCAGTCTATTGCTGTATGCTGGAGGGTAAGAATGAAATCTAATCGCTGACAATCATTATATTCTGCTTCTGAGAGGTTAATGCTTATGAATCTTACATCTTTAACAGCAAGTCTCGCACCGCTTCATCTGCGAAGCTGTCTGATCAGCCGGCAGGGCCGGCTGGTCTATGAACACTACAGAAATGAACATACGCCGGATGAACTGGCCAAAATCAATTCGTGCACCAAAAGCGTCCTGTCCTCCCTCATCTGTATCGCCATGGATCAGGGTGTGCTTCCCGGACCGGACACCTGTATCACTGAATTTTTTCCGCAGCTGCGTAATGATCCGGATCCCCGTAAGTCTGAAATTACGCTGCACCATCTGCTGACGCTGACAGCAGGCTTTAACTGGACAGAGTTCGGCGGGCAGAAGTCTTTTCCCCGGATGACCCGGACGGAGAACTGGATACAGTTTGTGCTGGAACAGCCTTTGTCCGAGCCTCCCGGAACACGTATGGAATACAACTCCGGCGCCTCCCAGCTTCTGTCTGCTATTCTGGTCCAGGCCTCCGGGATACGTACTGCAAGGTTCGCTGAGCAATATTTGTTCGGACCGCTTGGCATTCAGGAATATGAGTGGGAAGCTGATCCCAGGGGAATTCATACAGGCGGGTTCGGGCTCAAGCTGCGTCCGGCTGACCTGATGAAGCTGGGACAGCTATATTTGCAGCAGGGGGAATGGAACGGACATCAGCTGATCTCCCGGGAATTAGTCAAAGCTTCAACGGAAACCGCCATTCAGGTGGAAGCGCCCCGCCGCGGCGGATATGCCTGGCACTGGTGGACTGACACTTTCCAGGAGTCTGGAGATAAATCGCCTGCTCCGGTTCTGGAGTATTTTAATGCACGGGGCTATGGCGGGCAATTTGTATATGTGCTGCCTGCACTGGAGACGGTTGTGGTCCTCACCCAGGACAAGTTTGGCAAAAGCAAACCTTCTACGGATGTCTTCCGGGAGCATATTGCACCTGTGCTGGCAGGACAAGTGCGGTAGCCTCACCTGCAGCCGGGCTTTAAATGTATTTCATACAGCTAAAACGGTCTATTGAGGAGCCGAAAAAGATATAGCTGCATTCTCTACATCTAAAAAACGCTATTCTGCTTTAAATCAGGCTTTATGCCAATTTTAGCTGCACAGAGTACACTTAAACCTCCAATTCCTGTTTTTTCCGGCTTTTTAATTGCAGTAAATACACTTAATCGTCAGGTACCTCCCAGTTATGACTACCTTGACAGACAAACAGCCCCGTCCTTGCAGTTAAGGGACGAGGCTGTTTAGTTATGCGCCAGTTTACGTATCCCGGCCATGCTTGATTGTCAGTCAATCTCAACCACTGCCTTGATCACCTTGGACTCCGGCTTCAGCCAGCTGTCGAACTGACTGATCATATCCCCGAAGGCTGCACGGTGCGTAATATAGCGTTCGATATCGATATAGCCTGCAGAGATCGCCTGCAGCACAAAGTCAAAATCTTCACGGGTAGCGTTGCGGCTGCCCATCAGTGTCATCTCGCGGCTGTGAAATTGCGGATCATGAAACGTGATGTCACTTTTCACCAG
Coding sequences:
- a CDS encoding serine hydrolase; translation: MNLTSLTASLAPLHLRSCLISRQGRLVYEHYRNEHTPDELAKINSCTKSVLSSLICIAMDQGVLPGPDTCITEFFPQLRNDPDPRKSEITLHHLLTLTAGFNWTEFGGQKSFPRMTRTENWIQFVLEQPLSEPPGTRMEYNSGASQLLSAILVQASGIRTARFAEQYLFGPLGIQEYEWEADPRGIHTGGFGLKLRPADLMKLGQLYLQQGEWNGHQLISRELVKASTETAIQVEAPRRGGYAWHWWTDTFQESGDKSPAPVLEYFNARGYGGQFVYVLPALETVVVLTQDKFGKSKPSTDVFREHIAPVLAGQVR